In Cicer arietinum cultivar CDC Frontier isolate Library 1 chromosome 7, Cicar.CDCFrontier_v2.0, whole genome shotgun sequence, a single window of DNA contains:
- the LOC101515272 gene encoding uncharacterized protein, which produces MSGGPRLRSMNVADSEARPVFGPAGNKTGSYSSRKDSSKPLRKAEKLSREVDLAKEKKACELSSPVASSRQSHSASVSSVLRRHEQLLHSNLSMNASCSSDASTDSFHSRASTGRLTRSNSYGFTRKRSVSKPRSVVSDGVLESPPRDGAQSQKRCAWITPNTEPCYATFHDEEWGVPVHDDKKLFELLVLSSALSELTWPAILSKRHIFREMFADFDPVAVSKLNEKKMMAPGTTGSSLLSDLKLRAIIENARQISKVIEESGSFDNYIWSFVNHKPIVSKFRYPRQVPVKTPKADVISKDLVRRGFRGVGPTVIYSFMQVAGLTNDHLISCFRFQECVAAAEGKEDKAIKDVDHQQKACDSVMESDLSIAIDNLSLSSE; this is translated from the exons ATGTCAGGAGGTCCTAGATTAAGGTCTATGAATGTTGCTGACTCAGAAGCAAGGCCTGTGTTTGGCCCTGCTGGAAATAAGACAGGTTCTTATAGTTCTAGGAAAGATTCTTCAAAGCCACTGAGGAAGGCTGAGAAATTGAGCAGGGAGGTTGATTTGGCTAAAGAGAAGAAAGCTTGTGAATTGTCTTCACCTGTCGCTTCCTCTCGTCAGTCACATTCTGCTAGTGTTTCTTCAGTGCTGCGCCGACACGAGCAGTTGTTGCATTCCAATTTGTCTATGAATGCTTCATGTTCTTCCGATGCATCCACTGACTCGTTTCATAGCCGAGCTTCTACTGGAAGATTGACTCGGTCTAATAGCTATGGTTTTACAAGGAAGCGGTCTGTGTCGAAACCTAGAAGTGTTGTTTCTGATGGTGTGTTGGAATCTCCTCCACGTGATGGTGCACAATCCCAGAAGAGATGTGCTTGGATCACTCCTAATACTG AACCATGTTATGCTACTTTCCACGACGAAGAATGGGGAGTTCCGGTGCATGATGACAA GAAACTGTTTGAGCTTCTTGTTCTTTCGAGTGCTCTATCTGAACTCACTTGGCCAGCCATTCTAAGCAAGAGGCACATTTTTAG GGAAATGTTTGCTGACTTTGATCCAGTTGCTGTCTcaaaattgaatgaaaagaagATGATGGCACCAGGAACCACTGGAAGTTCCTTACTTTCAGATTTGAAATTGCGTGCAATAATCGAGAATGCACGCCAAATATCGAAG GTCATAGAAGAATCCGGGTCGTTCGACAATTATATTTGGAGTTTTGTGAACCACAAGCCTATAGTTAGCAAATTCCGATATCCTCGACAGGTTCCCGTTAAAACGCCCAAAGCCGATGTTATTAGCAAAGACCTAGTGAGAAGAGGTTTCCGTGGCGTGGGTCCCACGGTCATCTACTCCTTCATGCAGGTGGCGGGGTTAACTAATGACCACCTCATCAGTTGTTTCAGATTTCAGGAATGCGTGGCTGCAGCAGAAGGGAAGGAGGATAAGGCCATCAAAGATGTTGATCATCAACAAAAGGCATGTGATAGTGTGATGGAATCTGATCTTTCCATTGCCATTGATAATTTGAGTTTATCCTCAGAATGA
- the LOC101488227 gene encoding leucine aminopeptidase 1-like — protein MATIGTTIVLSFSKSSSSLFLTKLTSRIHFASFSTRYHHSTRKLMSHTPARATLGLTHPTNVETPKISFSATDVDVTEWKGDILAVGVTEKDLTRDAKSRFENLILNKIDSKLGGLLAEASSEEDFSGKVGQSTILRIAGLGSKRVGLIGLGQSPSTTALFKGLGEAVVAAAKSAQASNVAIVLASSEGLSSQSKLSTAYAIASGAVLGLFEDQRFKSESKKPALRSIDIIGLGTGPELEKKLKYAGDVSSGIIFGRELVNSPANVLTPGVLAEEASKVASTYSDVFTAKILDAEQCKELKMGSYLGVAAASANPPHFIHLCYKPPSGPVNVKLALVGKGLTFDSGGYNIKTGPGCSIELMKFDMGGSAAVLGAAKALGQIKPLGVEVHFIVAACENMISGTGMRPGDVVTASNGKTIEVNNTDAEGRLTLADALVYACNQGVEKIVDLATLTGACVVALGPSIAGVFSPNDELVKEVLEASEVSGEKLWRLPLEESYWESMKSGVADMVNTGGRQGGSITAALFLKQFVDEKVQWMHIDMAGPVWNDKKRSATGFGIATLVEWVLKNAS, from the exons ATGGCGACCATTGGTACCACCATTGTTCTTTCTTTCTCAAAATCTTCGTCTTCTCTCTTTCTCACTAAGCTCACTTCACGTATTCACTTTGCTTCATTTTCCACGCGTTATCATCATTCCACGAGGAAGCTCATGTCTCACACGCCCGCACGTGCCACTCTCGGTCTCACTCACCCCACCAACGTCGAAACCCCTAAG ATCTCTTTTTCTGCTACGGATGTTGACGTGACGGAATGGAAAGGAGACATATTGGCAGTGGGTGTTACAGAGAAAGACCTGACAAGAGATGCAAAATCGAGATTTGAGAATCTGATTTTGAACAAGATTGACTCAAAGTTGGGTGGTTTGTTAGCTGAAGCTTCTTCTGAAGAGGATTTCTCTGGTAAAGTTGGTCAATCGACTATTCTTAGAATTGCAGGACTTGGATCAAAGAGGGTTGGTTTGATTGGTCTTGGACAGTCACCTTCCACTACTGCACTTTTCAAAGGTCTTGGTGAGGCTGTTGTGGCGGCTGCTAAGTCTGCTCAGGCAAGCAATGTTGCCATTGTTCTTGCCTCTTCGGAAGGACTTTCTTCACAATCAAAGCTTAGCACTGCTTATGCAATTGCGTCTG GAGCTGTGCTAGGATTATTTGAAGATCAAAGATTCAAGTCGGAATCAAAGAAACCAGCACTTAGATCCATTGACATTATTGGTCTTGGAACGGGACCTGAATTGGAGAAAAAGCTCAAGTATGCTGGAGATGTTTCTTCTGGAATAATTTTTGGAAGGGAGCTTGTAAACTCTCCTGCTAATGTTCTCACACCAG GGGTGTTGGCAGAGGAGGCATCTAAGGTTGCTTCCACCTACAGTGATGTTTTCACTGCTAAAATACTAGACGCTGAACAATGTAAAGAATTGAAAATGGGGTCCTATCTGGGTGTTGCCGCAGCCTCGGCAAATCCTCCTCATTTTATCCATCTTTGTTACAAACCTCCGAGTGGACCTGTCAATGTCAAACTGGCTTTGGTCGGAAAGGGTTTGACTTTTGATAG TGGTGGCTACAACATCAAGACTGGACCTGGATGTTCAATTGAACTCATGAAATTTGATATGGGTGGTTCAGCTGCAGTTTTAGGCGCAGCAAAAGCACTTGGTCAAATCAAACCTCTTGGGGTGGAG GTTCATTTTATAGTTGCAGCTTGTGAGAATATGATCAGTGGAACAGGTATGAGGCCCGGAGACGTTGTCACAGCTTCAAATGGAAAGACTATAGAG GTTAACAACACTGATGCTGAGGGAAGACTTACCCTGGCAGATGCGCTGGTATATGCTTGTAACCAAGGTGTTGAAAAG ATTGTTGACTTGGCAACCCTAACAGGGGCTTGCGTAGTTGCTCTTGGGCCATCAATCGCAG GTGTGTTTTCACCCAATGATGAGCTGGTAAAAGAAGTTTTGGAAGCTTCTGAAGTGAGTGGGGAGAAATTATGGAGGCTGCCATTAGAGGAAAGCTACTGGGAATCAATGAAATCAGGAGTGGCTGATATGGTGAACACTGGTGGTAGACAAGGTGGTTCTATCACTGCTGCCCTTTTCCTGAAACAG TTTGTTGATGAAAAGGTTCAATGGATGCATATTGACATGGCTGGTCCTGTGTGGAACGATAAGAAGCGCTCAGCGACAGGATTTGGCATTGCTACTCTAGTAGAATGGGTTTTGAAAAATGCTTCTTAA
- the LOC101488559 gene encoding uncharacterized protein: MSVSLTVMTLNLHDDEAEDSPNSWEKRRDICISVITSYSPIILCTQQGVKTQLDFLQQGLPGYDQFGVSRKGPQDTTDEHCTIFYDKEKVELLEGGTFWLSESPSVPGSFSWGSEVPCIATWATFQLKGVEPPGFSFQIVNTNMDQFSPRARRRSALLTWQHIASLPPSLPVVYCGGFNTQKESTTGRFLLGRSREHGVVGDMRDAWPSARVRKNVSLIRTYHGFKGDKQGTLEFLKLIFRALCLCWDRQTQDLHVDWILFRGRSLIPVSCEVVNDNIDGCYPSSHFPIFAEFMLPRTVRMLESPVQEDN; this comes from the exons atgagtgtATCTTTGACTGTGATGACCTTGAATCTCCATGATGATGAAGCAGAAGACAGTCCTAATTCATGGGAAAAGAGAAGAGACATATGCATAAGTGTTATTACCAGTTACTCCCCCATCATCCTCTGTACCCAACAAG GAGTCAAAACACAATTGGATTTTCTCCAGCAAGGTTTGCCAG GTTATGATCAGTTTGGCGTATCACGAAAAGGGCCACAAGATACCACTGATGAGCATTGCACTATCTTCTATGATAAGGAAAAG gtAGAGCTTCTAGAAGGTGGAACTTTTTGGTTGTCTGAGTCTCCCTCTGTACCTGGAAGCTTCTCATGGGGTTCCGAAGTTCCTTGCATTGCAACATGGGCT ACATTTCAACTAAAAGGAGTTGAGCCACCAGGATTCTCATTTCAGATAGTAAATACAAACATGGACCAGTTCAGTCCTCGTGCCCGTAGACGAAGTGCTTTACTCACATGGCAGCATATTGCATCCTTACCCCCTAGCCTTCCAGTTGTGTACTGTGGAGGATTCAATACACAAAAGGAATCAACTACCGGACGTTTTCTTCTTGGAAGATCAAG AGAGCATGGTGTAGTTGGGGATATGAGGGATGCATGGCCTAGTGCGCGTGTGAGGAAAAACGTTTCCTTAATCCGAACTTATCATGGATTCAAGG GTGATAAACAAGGAACCCTTGAATTTCTCAAGTTAATTTTTAGAGCCCTCTGCCTCTGTTGGGATCGCCAAACACAGGATCTTCACGTTGATTGGATCCTTTTCAGAGGTAGATCTTTGATTCCTGTTTCATGTGAAGTTGTGAATGATAATATTGATGGATGTTATCCATCATCTCATTTTCCTATATTTGCCGAGTTTATGCTCCCTCGCACGGTAAGAATGTTAGAATCACCTGTACAAGAGGATAACTAA